Proteins encoded within one genomic window of Microbacterium sp. LKL04:
- a CDS encoding carbohydrate ABC transporter permease, with product MTDLETRAVVTGTPARRVGARRAYDRGRQRNVPLTVLLWLCAAYFVLPLWWLIVSATKDNSDLFATFGLWFSGDFHLWDNLATLFTVRGGIFWRWLVNTVLYAVVSAAGATLLSAMAGYAFAKYDFPGKKALFSATLGAIMIPLTALALPTYLLFSNAGLTDTPWAIIVPSLVSPFGVYLMRVYAADSIPTELMEAARVDGSGEFRIFWQVGLRLLGPGLVTVFLFSLVATWNNYFLPLIMLNTSELYPVTVGLAQLQSAASAGGGAQALFSTVITGSFVSILPLIIAFLFLQRYWQSGLATGSVKG from the coding sequence ATGACCGATCTGGAGACCCGCGCCGTCGTGACCGGCACGCCTGCACGCCGAGTCGGCGCCCGTCGCGCCTACGACCGCGGGCGTCAGCGGAACGTGCCGTTGACCGTGCTGCTGTGGCTGTGCGCCGCGTACTTCGTCCTCCCGCTGTGGTGGCTGATCGTGTCGGCGACGAAGGACAATTCCGACCTGTTCGCGACCTTCGGACTGTGGTTCAGCGGCGACTTCCACCTGTGGGACAACCTCGCGACCCTCTTCACCGTGCGCGGCGGGATCTTCTGGCGCTGGCTCGTCAACACGGTGCTGTACGCCGTCGTGTCGGCGGCCGGGGCGACCCTCCTCTCGGCGATGGCCGGCTACGCGTTCGCGAAGTACGACTTCCCGGGCAAGAAGGCACTGTTCAGCGCGACCCTCGGCGCCATCATGATCCCGCTCACTGCCCTCGCACTGCCGACCTACCTGCTGTTCTCGAACGCGGGTCTGACGGACACGCCGTGGGCGATCATCGTCCCGTCACTCGTGAGCCCCTTCGGCGTGTACCTGATGCGCGTCTACGCGGCCGACTCCATTCCGACGGAGCTCATGGAAGCGGCGCGGGTCGACGGGTCGGGCGAGTTCCGCATCTTCTGGCAGGTCGGGCTGCGTCTGCTCGGCCCCGGCCTCGTCACGGTGTTCCTGTTCTCGCTCGTGGCGACGTGGAACAACTACTTCCTGCCCCTCATCATGCTGAACACGTCGGAGCTGTACCCCGTCACGGTGGGACTTGCGCAGCTCCAGTCCGCGGCGTCCGCCGGCGGCGGCGCGCAGGCGCTGTTCTCCACGGTGATCACGGGCTCGTTCGTCTCGATCCTGCCGCTGATCATCGCGTTCCTCTTCCTCCAGCGGTACTGGCAGAGCGGGCTGGCGACCGGGAGCGTCAAGGGCTGA
- a CDS encoding ABC transporter substrate-binding protein: MRTARKTAAALAVGAMSIGGLAACAPASSDGPSQETVTQDQIDEAMDTPTKLTFWTWVPDIEKEVALFEKKYPKIDVTVENVGQGLPHYQKLRSAIEAGQGAPDVAQIEYQYIPSFVLADSLLDLAPYGADDLSGDYVEWAWNQVSPGNEVWAIPQDVGPMGNLYREDILKKAGITEAPTTWEEYATAAEAVKSKTGSYISNLGATQAGQLIGFFWQRGIKPFGYDGKETVSIDVNSTEAKEVAAYWTDLIQRDLVSTDVDFNDQWYQGLASGKYAGWLTAAWGPVFLQGTAEGTSGLWRAAPLPQWDAGSQVSGNWGGSSDAVLASSENKIAAAELAKFINHDEESAMMLATEQFFFPPQNSVLEDPAFLDATSEFYGGQQVNKLFADISQTVDTNFQWLPFMEYVYSSYEETLGTVIADKGDIASALDTWQDQLVSYAKDQGFTVK, encoded by the coding sequence ATGAGAACGGCACGCAAGACAGCAGCGGCGCTGGCAGTCGGCGCCATGTCCATCGGCGGGCTCGCGGCCTGCGCCCCGGCATCCTCCGACGGCCCCTCGCAGGAGACGGTCACGCAGGATCAGATCGACGAGGCGATGGACACCCCCACCAAGCTCACGTTCTGGACGTGGGTGCCCGACATCGAGAAGGAGGTCGCACTCTTCGAGAAGAAGTACCCGAAGATCGACGTCACGGTCGAGAACGTCGGCCAGGGCCTCCCCCACTATCAGAAGCTCCGGAGCGCCATCGAAGCCGGCCAGGGGGCGCCCGATGTCGCACAGATCGAATACCAATACATCCCGTCGTTCGTCCTGGCCGACTCCCTGCTCGACCTCGCGCCGTACGGCGCGGACGACCTGTCGGGCGACTACGTCGAATGGGCGTGGAATCAGGTTTCACCGGGGAACGAGGTCTGGGCGATCCCGCAGGACGTCGGCCCCATGGGGAACCTCTACCGCGAGGACATCCTGAAGAAGGCCGGCATCACCGAGGCCCCCACGACGTGGGAGGAGTACGCGACGGCCGCGGAGGCGGTGAAGTCCAAGACGGGCTCGTACATCTCGAACCTCGGCGCGACCCAGGCCGGCCAGCTCATCGGGTTCTTCTGGCAGCGCGGCATCAAGCCGTTCGGCTACGACGGCAAGGAGACCGTGTCGATCGACGTCAACAGCACCGAGGCCAAGGAGGTCGCCGCCTACTGGACCGATCTCATCCAGCGCGACCTCGTCTCGACCGACGTCGATTTCAACGACCAGTGGTACCAGGGCCTCGCCAGCGGCAAATACGCCGGATGGCTGACCGCCGCGTGGGGGCCCGTTTTCCTGCAGGGCACCGCCGAGGGCACGTCCGGTCTCTGGCGCGCCGCACCGCTCCCGCAGTGGGATGCCGGGTCGCAGGTCTCGGGCAACTGGGGCGGGTCCTCGGACGCCGTCCTCGCATCGTCGGAGAACAAGATCGCGGCAGCCGAGCTCGCGAAGTTCATCAACCACGACGAGGAGTCCGCCATGATGCTGGCGACGGAGCAGTTCTTCTTCCCGCCGCAGAACTCGGTGCTCGAAGACCCCGCGTTCCTCGACGCGACGTCGGAGTTCTACGGCGGCCAGCAGGTGAACAAGCTGTTCGCCGACATCTCCCAGACGGTCGACACCAACTTCCAGTGGCTCCCCTTCATGGAGTACGTCTACTCCAGCTACGAAGAGACCCTCGGCACGGTCATCGCCGACAAGGGCGACATCGCGTCGGCGCTGGACACCTGGCAGGACCAGCTCGTCTCCTACGCGAAGGACCAGGGCTTCACCGTCAAGTGA
- a CDS encoding beta-galactosidase translates to MPAPLPSHLLFGAAYYAEYHWTERTELDLDLMKQAGFTVIRVGESVWSTWEPRDGEFDLDWLQPVLDGAHDRGIAVILGTPTYAVPPWLQVAHPEIAAEIATGHPHPWGARQEVDYSHPAFRHYAERIIRAVVARYADHPAVIGYQVDNEPGMLLPHNRSTFQRFVRRLAAAYGDVETLNREWGLTYWSHRIADWSELWTPDGNSLPQYDLAWRRYQADLTTEFIAWQAAIVREYASADQFVTTCIAYPRPALDDRSVTLELDVTAGNPYYAMQDHLDATRELPPVTPWTTSGVSSMFCQADRTFSSKQERFLITETDAQSIGGSAFNLPPYPGQLTQAAFAFVSRGAAMIEYWHWHTLPYGTETYWGGILPHSLEPGRVYRELSEVGAAFGAIGPTLDGFEPDADVALLWSTDSRFAFDFFPPLMDDAGEPAAASYERIFDASYRGVFDAGAQARVIHVAQARDLGAAELAARFPVLIAAGVYVADDGALEFLREYADAGGHLIVGIRTGYGDHEARARIEVAPARLAEPAGVSYEEFSNLQRPVAAVGVGTLEVTPGATAEAWADGLMPTDADTLVTYDHPRFRDFAAVTTRSHGSGRITVVGTLPSPALAADLVRWAVPEPISAGLLQKAALPVSVASGSLPDGRRAWFVFNWGWAPQTVELAVGARDAVTGEELAPGADLVLAAWATRCFLSSTPDN, encoded by the coding sequence ATGCCTGCGCCCCTGCCCTCGCACCTTCTGTTCGGCGCCGCGTACTACGCGGAATACCACTGGACGGAGCGCACCGAACTCGACCTCGACCTGATGAAGCAGGCGGGGTTCACCGTCATCCGTGTCGGCGAGTCGGTCTGGTCGACCTGGGAGCCCCGTGACGGCGAGTTCGACCTCGACTGGCTGCAGCCCGTGCTCGACGGTGCGCACGACAGGGGTATCGCGGTCATCCTCGGCACGCCCACCTACGCCGTCCCGCCGTGGCTTCAGGTCGCCCACCCCGAGATCGCCGCGGAGATCGCCACCGGCCATCCGCACCCGTGGGGAGCTCGTCAGGAAGTGGACTACTCCCACCCGGCCTTCCGCCACTACGCCGAGCGCATCATCCGCGCCGTCGTCGCCCGCTACGCCGATCACCCTGCCGTCATCGGCTATCAGGTGGACAACGAGCCGGGCATGCTCCTGCCTCACAACCGGAGCACGTTCCAGCGATTCGTCCGGCGGCTGGCTGCCGCCTACGGCGACGTCGAGACGCTCAACCGCGAGTGGGGGCTCACCTACTGGTCCCACCGCATCGCGGACTGGTCGGAACTGTGGACACCGGACGGCAACAGCCTGCCGCAGTACGACCTGGCCTGGCGGCGCTACCAGGCCGACCTCACGACGGAATTCATCGCCTGGCAGGCGGCCATCGTGCGGGAGTACGCCTCAGCGGACCAGTTCGTGACGACCTGCATCGCCTACCCGCGACCGGCTCTCGACGACCGCTCGGTGACACTCGAGCTCGACGTGACGGCAGGAAATCCCTACTACGCGATGCAGGACCACCTCGACGCGACCCGGGAACTCCCCCCGGTCACGCCGTGGACGACGTCGGGCGTCAGCAGCATGTTCTGCCAGGCGGACCGCACGTTCTCCTCGAAGCAGGAGCGATTTCTCATCACCGAGACCGACGCTCAGTCCATCGGCGGCTCCGCCTTCAACCTACCGCCGTACCCGGGCCAGCTGACCCAGGCCGCCTTCGCCTTCGTCTCGCGCGGCGCGGCAATGATCGAGTACTGGCACTGGCACACGCTGCCGTACGGCACGGAGACCTATTGGGGCGGCATCCTGCCCCACAGCCTCGAGCCCGGACGTGTGTACCGCGAGCTGTCCGAGGTCGGCGCGGCCTTCGGAGCCATCGGACCGACCCTCGACGGCTTCGAGCCCGACGCCGACGTCGCCCTCCTCTGGTCCACCGACAGCCGGTTCGCGTTCGACTTCTTCCCGCCTCTCATGGACGACGCGGGCGAACCTGCCGCCGCGTCGTACGAGCGCATCTTCGACGCCTCCTACCGGGGTGTCTTCGACGCGGGCGCCCAGGCACGGGTCATCCACGTCGCGCAGGCCCGCGATCTCGGCGCAGCCGAACTCGCGGCACGCTTCCCCGTCCTCATCGCGGCCGGTGTCTACGTCGCCGACGACGGTGCTCTGGAGTTCCTCCGGGAGTACGCGGATGCCGGTGGCCACCTGATCGTCGGCATCCGCACCGGCTACGGCGATCACGAGGCGCGGGCCCGAATCGAGGTTGCGCCGGCCCGCCTCGCCGAGCCCGCCGGAGTCTCGTACGAGGAGTTCTCGAATCTGCAGCGACCGGTGGCCGCGGTCGGCGTCGGAACCCTCGAGGTGACGCCCGGCGCGACCGCGGAGGCCTGGGCCGACGGACTGATGCCGACGGATGCGGACACGCTCGTGACCTACGATCACCCGCGGTTCCGCGACTTCGCGGCCGTCACGACGCGCTCGCACGGCAGCGGCAGGATCACGGTCGTCGGCACGCTGCCCTCACCCGCCCTCGCGGCCGATCTCGTGCGCTGGGCCGTCCCCGAACCGATCTCGGCGGGACTGCTCCAGAAGGCCGCCCTCCCCGTCTCCGTCGCGTCCGGCTCGCTTCCGGACGGTCGTCGGGCCTGGTTCGTCTTCAACTGGGGCTGGGCGCCGCAGACCGTCGAGCTCGCCGTCGGCGCGCGCGACGCGGTCACCGGCGAAGAGCTCGCTCCCGGCGCAGACCTCGTCCTCGCAGCGTGGGCCACCCGCTGCTTCCTCAGCTCCACCCCCGACAACTGA
- a CDS encoding RNA polymerase sigma factor, which yields MTGDPATVAVSRALAETVAAERLRIVAGLIGRTGDWELAEDAMQDAAASALTAWVRTGIPRNPAAWLTTAAQNAAVDGLRRASTRRATAHRAAVEAAVDFDQARTAAWGDPEEHTEVGDDRLRLIFTCCHPALSMEARVALTLRTVVGLDVEEVARAFLVAPATMQKRLVRARAKIRDAGIPYRVPAREQLPARTDAVLAVLYTLFTEGYSGGGDLVRPALADEAIRLVRLLDLLMVDSPHLPEVRGLLALMLFQHSRTAVRLDVEGDLVLLADQDRARWDARMIADGVAALAAARSARRLVDGVEGPYLLQAEIAALHATAPSLGHTDVVRIAELYGRLSRVAPSPIVELNRAVAVSFAEGPHAGLALLAALPEGTLDGYHLLHATVADLLRRAGRSDEALAHYERAADLAPTEAERRFLRRRAAESA from the coding sequence GTGACCGGCGATCCGGCGACCGTCGCAGTGAGCAGGGCGCTTGCCGAGACGGTCGCCGCCGAGCGCCTGCGGATCGTTGCCGGCCTGATCGGTCGCACCGGCGACTGGGAGCTCGCGGAGGACGCGATGCAGGATGCCGCAGCCAGCGCCCTCACCGCCTGGGTGCGCACCGGCATCCCCCGCAACCCGGCGGCATGGCTCACGACGGCCGCGCAGAATGCCGCCGTCGACGGTCTCCGCCGGGCGTCGACGCGGCGGGCCACCGCACATCGAGCCGCCGTCGAAGCCGCGGTGGACTTCGATCAGGCACGCACCGCCGCGTGGGGAGATCCCGAGGAGCACACCGAGGTCGGCGATGATCGGCTCCGTCTGATCTTCACCTGCTGCCATCCGGCGCTCTCGATGGAAGCGCGAGTGGCTCTCACGCTCCGCACCGTCGTGGGGCTCGACGTGGAGGAGGTGGCCCGGGCCTTCCTCGTCGCCCCTGCCACGATGCAGAAGCGGCTCGTCCGCGCGCGGGCGAAGATCCGGGACGCGGGCATCCCGTACCGGGTCCCGGCGCGAGAGCAGCTGCCCGCACGCACCGATGCCGTGCTCGCCGTGCTCTACACGCTGTTCACGGAGGGGTACTCCGGCGGCGGAGACCTCGTGCGGCCTGCTCTGGCGGATGAGGCGATCCGCCTCGTCCGGCTCCTCGATCTCCTCATGGTGGACTCCCCGCACCTTCCCGAGGTGCGAGGGCTGCTCGCCCTCATGCTCTTCCAGCACTCGCGCACCGCGGTCAGACTCGACGTCGAGGGCGACCTGGTTCTCCTCGCCGACCAGGACCGCGCGCGATGGGATGCGCGGATGATCGCCGACGGTGTCGCGGCGCTCGCGGCGGCTCGGTCTGCACGGCGCCTCGTCGACGGCGTCGAGGGGCCCTACCTGCTGCAGGCGGAGATCGCGGCGCTGCATGCGACCGCGCCGTCGCTCGGCCACACGGACGTGGTGCGCATCGCCGAGCTCTACGGTCGACTCTCGCGGGTGGCGCCGTCACCGATCGTGGAACTCAACCGCGCCGTCGCCGTGAGCTTCGCCGAGGGGCCGCATGCGGGCCTCGCACTTCTCGCCGCGTTGCCGGAAGGGACGCTCGACGGGTACCACCTGCTCCACGCGACCGTCGCGGACCTCCTGCGTCGGGCGGGCCGGAGCGACGAGGCGCTCGCACACTACGAGCGCGCGGCCGACCTCGCCCCCACGGAGGCCGAGCGCCGGTTCCTGCGGCGGCGGGCCGCAGAGTCCGCCTGA
- a CDS encoding LacI family DNA-binding transcriptional regulator, giving the protein MAGRSTKPATIYDVAEAAGVSHQTVSRYLAGYEGIRPATRERVEHALHRLEYRPNLSARGLKLGRSHIIAALTHELGQVGPARVAEGAAAAAREAGYVLDLITLDVHNPRAIEESLRLLNQQTLAGVLALSSTDEMNRVFAGADFAVPLHVHSEPDDATGAHDTGLPTLIAHLAALGHRRIVHISGAGNWPASRNRSRAVAASAAAHGLEVVAEFQGDWSAASAHAALASLERLPAASAYVASNDQMALGAMLALKERGLRVPEDVSVAGIDDIPEAAFFDPPLTTLRVDFAARGRQIVADMLDKIGAPAPSSPVVDVPTLQVRRSTAPPPD; this is encoded by the coding sequence ATGGCTGGTCGGAGCACGAAGCCGGCGACGATCTACGACGTCGCCGAGGCGGCCGGTGTCTCGCATCAAACGGTCAGCCGGTACTTGGCGGGGTACGAGGGCATCCGCCCGGCGACCCGGGAACGCGTCGAGCATGCCCTCCACCGGCTCGAGTACCGGCCCAACCTCAGTGCGCGGGGCCTGAAGCTCGGTCGATCGCACATCATCGCCGCCCTCACCCACGAGCTCGGGCAGGTGGGGCCGGCACGCGTTGCCGAGGGTGCCGCGGCCGCAGCCCGCGAGGCCGGGTACGTCCTCGACCTCATCACCCTCGACGTCCACAATCCGCGCGCGATCGAGGAGTCTCTGCGTCTGCTGAATCAGCAGACGCTCGCCGGCGTCCTCGCGCTGTCCTCAACGGACGAGATGAACCGGGTGTTCGCCGGAGCCGACTTCGCCGTGCCCCTTCACGTGCATTCCGAGCCCGACGATGCGACGGGCGCCCACGACACCGGCCTCCCGACGCTCATCGCGCACCTGGCCGCGCTCGGCCACCGTCGCATCGTGCACATCTCCGGCGCGGGCAACTGGCCAGCCAGCCGCAACCGCAGTCGGGCCGTCGCGGCCTCCGCGGCCGCCCACGGGCTCGAGGTGGTCGCGGAGTTCCAGGGCGATTGGTCGGCGGCGTCGGCTCACGCCGCCCTCGCTTCGCTCGAGCGGCTGCCCGCGGCATCCGCCTACGTCGCCTCGAATGACCAGATGGCCCTCGGCGCCATGCTCGCCCTCAAGGAGCGCGGTCTGCGCGTCCCCGAGGACGTCAGCGTCGCGGGTATCGATGACATCCCCGAGGCGGCGTTCTTCGACCCGCCGCTCACCACGCTTCGCGTCGACTTCGCTGCGCGCGGGCGTCAGATCGTCGCCGACATGCTCGACAAGATCGGCGCCCCCGCTCCCTCGAGCCCCGTCGTCGACGTGCCGACGCTGCAGGTCCGCAGGTCTACGGCCCCACCGCCCGACTGA
- a CDS encoding carbohydrate ABC transporter permease has product MTTTSTLSAERSPAASRGRTGSNRRRQNVAAYLFILPFFIVFIAMLIVPLAYSGYLSLFQSKLIGGDVFAGLANYVRALQDSAFLASIGRMGLFLVIQVPIMLGLALFLALALDSGRVRGSRSVRLLVFMPYAVPAVVATLMWGYLYGPDFGPIAQIARGIGWGTPEFLSPGSILGSMMNIVTWEFVGYNMIIMYAALRAIPADLFEAAEIDGAGQFRVAWSIKIPAIRPAILLTVIFSIIGTFQLFAEPSLLNNIAPDAITNSYTPNYYAYNLAFINQELNYAAAIAFLLGLFIAIVSYVVQLASQRSERRERKAVR; this is encoded by the coding sequence GTGACCACCACCTCGACGCTCAGCGCTGAGCGTTCCCCCGCCGCGTCTCGCGGTCGCACCGGCTCGAACCGCCGCCGACAGAACGTCGCCGCCTACCTCTTCATCCTGCCGTTCTTCATCGTGTTCATCGCGATGCTGATCGTGCCGCTCGCCTACTCCGGCTACCTCTCGCTCTTCCAGAGCAAGCTCATCGGCGGCGACGTGTTCGCCGGCCTCGCCAACTACGTCCGCGCCCTGCAGGACTCCGCATTCCTCGCGAGCATCGGACGCATGGGGCTGTTTCTCGTCATCCAGGTGCCGATCATGCTCGGGCTCGCGCTGTTCCTCGCGCTGGCCCTCGACAGCGGCCGGGTGCGCGGTTCGCGCAGCGTCCGCCTGCTGGTGTTCATGCCGTACGCGGTGCCCGCGGTCGTCGCGACCCTCATGTGGGGTTACCTGTACGGGCCCGACTTCGGCCCCATCGCGCAGATCGCCCGCGGCATCGGCTGGGGCACTCCGGAGTTCCTCTCGCCCGGCAGCATCCTCGGTTCGATGATGAACATCGTCACGTGGGAGTTCGTCGGCTACAACATGATCATCATGTACGCGGCGCTGCGCGCCATTCCCGCCGACCTGTTCGAGGCGGCGGAGATCGACGGAGCGGGACAGTTCCGTGTCGCGTGGAGCATCAAGATCCCGGCCATCCGCCCCGCCATCCTGCTGACGGTCATCTTCTCGATCATCGGGACCTTCCAGCTGTTCGCCGAGCCGAGCCTGCTCAACAACATCGCGCCGGACGCGATCACCAACTCCTACACGCCGAACTACTACGCGTACAACCTCGCGTTCATCAACCAGGAGCTGAACTACGCCGCGGCGATCGCGTTCCTGCTCGGACTGTTCATCGCGATCGTCTCGTACGTCGTCCAGCTCGCCAGCCAGCGCAGCGAGCGTCGCGAACGGAAGGCCGTCCGATGA
- the nrdF gene encoding class 1b ribonucleoside-diphosphate reductase subunit beta, which translates to MTPEPLKLLGSVQAINWNRIQDDKDLEVWNRLVNNFWLPEKVPLSNDIQSWATLTPEEQQTTMRVFTGLTLLDTIQGTVGAVSLIPDAITPHEEAVYTNIAFMESVHAKSYSSIFSTLASTPEIDDAFRWSVENENLQKKARIVMDYYRGDEPLKRKVASTLLESFLFYSGFYLPLYWSSKAKLTNTADIIRLIIRDEAVHGYYIGYKFQRGLETLGQAERDELKDYTFSLLYELYDNEVQYTQDLYDGIGQTEDVKKFLHYNANKALMNLGYEAMFPASVTNVNPAILSALSPNADENHDFFSGSGSSYVIGKAVATEDDDWDF; encoded by the coding sequence ATGACCCCCGAACCCCTCAAGCTCCTCGGCTCGGTCCAGGCGATCAACTGGAACCGCATCCAGGACGACAAGGACCTCGAGGTGTGGAACCGCCTCGTCAACAACTTCTGGCTTCCCGAGAAGGTGCCGCTGTCCAACGACATCCAGTCGTGGGCGACGCTCACCCCTGAGGAGCAGCAGACGACGATGCGCGTGTTCACCGGTTTGACGCTGCTGGACACGATCCAGGGCACCGTCGGCGCCGTCTCGCTCATCCCCGACGCGATCACCCCGCACGAGGAGGCCGTCTACACGAACATCGCGTTCATGGAGTCGGTGCACGCGAAGAGCTACTCGTCGATCTTCTCGACACTCGCCTCGACGCCGGAGATCGACGACGCGTTCCGCTGGTCGGTCGAGAACGAGAACCTTCAGAAGAAGGCCCGCATCGTCATGGACTACTACCGTGGCGACGAGCCCCTCAAGCGCAAGGTCGCCTCGACCCTGCTCGAGTCGTTCCTCTTCTACTCGGGCTTCTACCTGCCGCTGTACTGGTCGTCGAAGGCCAAGCTGACGAACACGGCCGACATCATCCGCCTCATCATCCGCGACGAGGCCGTGCACGGTTACTACATTGGCTACAAGTTCCAGCGCGGACTCGAGACGCTCGGTCAGGCCGAGCGCGACGAGCTCAAGGACTACACGTTCTCGCTGCTCTACGAGCTCTACGACAACGAGGTGCAGTACACGCAGGACCTCTACGACGGCATCGGTCAGACCGAGGACGTCAAGAAGTTCCTGCACTACAACGCCAACAAGGCGCTCATGAACCTCGGCTACGAGGCCATGTTCCCGGCGAGCGTCACCAACGTGAACCCGGCGATCCTGTCGGCGCTCTCGCCCAACGCGGACGAGAATCACGACTTCTTCAGCGGGTCGGGTTCGTCGTACGTCATCGGCAAGGCCGTCGCCACCGAGGACGACGACTGGGACTTCTGA
- a CDS encoding YciI family protein encodes MEYLLFIVSDPAAPTYVPEEDDIEDWAADLDRRGAARVGNRLRPPSDATTVTVRDGRTILTDGPFTETKEWIAGFDLIDVADLDEAIEIASRHPMARFGRVEVRPVWPLG; translated from the coding sequence ATGGAGTATCTGCTGTTCATCGTCAGCGATCCCGCCGCCCCGACTTACGTGCCGGAGGAGGACGACATCGAGGACTGGGCTGCCGATCTGGACCGGCGCGGCGCGGCGCGCGTCGGCAATCGCCTGCGCCCACCGTCCGATGCGACGACCGTCACCGTCCGCGACGGTCGCACCATCCTCACCGACGGCCCCTTCACCGAGACGAAGGAATGGATCGCGGGTTTCGATCTGATCGACGTCGCCGACCTCGATGAGGCCATCGAGATCGCGTCGCGGCATCCGATGGCCCGTTTCGGACGCGTCGAGGTGCGCCCCGTGTGGCCGTTGGGATGA